In the Arachis hypogaea cultivar Tifrunner chromosome 20, arahy.Tifrunner.gnm2.J5K5, whole genome shotgun sequence genome, ttcttggtattgtgaaataacttgcgtttctctccttgtggctttgagattgatttgacaaatatggcccattcaggataaataccatctgctaaatagtatcccatagtataattattactattaatagtataatttacctCCGAAGCACGGTTATTTAGAATATCATCGAACACTGGAGAACGATCTAACATGTTGATATCATTATTTGAACAAGAAACTCCAAAGAACGCATGCCATATCCAAAGGTCTGAAGATGCTACAACCTCAAGTACTATGGTTGCAACCCCacgataaccactcatgtacatacCTTTCCACGCCTTTGGATAATTTTTCCATTGccaatgcatgcagtcaatgctacCCAACATGCTAGGAAAGCCACGACCCTCCGCCATTTGTAGCAGGCGTCGTACATCATTTGGATTTAGTTTTTGCAAGTATTCATCCTCGAACACTGAaatgacaccttcaacaaatttttccaagcattcaattgtagtgctcttgcctatgcgcacataatcatcaacagcaTTAGCTGCTATGCCATATGCTAACATCTGTATCGCAGCGGTACATTTTTGGAGTGGTGAcaagcctcttcttccagttgcatcAACCCTCTGTTGAAAATACGGATAGACGTTTGAGAGAGCGTCTACTATCCGAAAGAACACATGTCTTCTCATTCAAAATCTCCATTGGAAAATGTCAGCATTATACACCAGTTCATCTGCAAAGTAATCTTGGAAAAGGCGATCATGTCCTGCTTCTCAATCTCTGTTGATCCATCTACGAGGAGTTGGGATAGAGCTTCTATtgatatcttcttcttctgaatcttcGAGTAAACACTCATCGATCCAATTATCTATGAGTGTGTTATCTTGCCGTCTTCTTTTGTcatacaaagcctcattaaacatatcatcaaaatttctagccatatgtagaaatgtaatttttagttcTCTTTCGAGGTGAGAAACAAGAGTTGAAGTGGAGTTGCAGAGTCAttgatagttgatatttataTGTTTATCTGCAATAAGTACCTACTCCTCAACCGCTAGTTTTACAACGGCTACTTAACGTgtagttttgcaacggctagttttgcaacgacTACTTAAcgacaagttttttttttctaaatttaaaacggctagttttgcaacggtcactttcatgaacaataatggcacaataatattgactaatttaaaaagttacatcagaaataaataaaacagactaCATCACATACCAGTAATacgcaataaaaataagaacatactacATAACTCTACGAATACAAGGAACCATTAAGTAAACCACTTAGCGATTATTTTTTCACATGCAATCTCATGAAGAGCTCGTCGTTTTTCACTCATTGTAGATGTGTTAgcattaagtatttgcatatcgatttttttccctttcctTAGCCATCCTTTCCATTTCCCTTTCTTTTGCAtttatctccatttctttaatatacctctgagtttgtaattcttgttctttcattgccgCTTGAATTTGTAACTCCTTCTATTTGATTGCCATAATCTTTGCTCTATATtccctctcctcttctctttctttttccctatCCATTAGTTCAttttctctaacattcttaatatcttccatgagagataatTTTTTAACAACCGATGATTTCTTTTCGCTAAAATCTTTAGACATTTGTGCTTTTTTCTTACCTTTTcgcttgctcttctttgatccttgtGGGCAAACGGGAGAGTCCACACCGGGTTCGTCAGCCAACGGTGTTTCTGGgtttgatgaggatgagtatGCTCTAGTTGTATTAACTTTGGTTCTCTTTGAGCCGCCACTCTGTGTAGGTAGTTGGCTTCTCCATTTTGCTCTAAACGAAGCATGTTCCAATGCCTCTCAAAAGTAAATTTTTTACCATAATTTGTGGAATAAAGTTTATAGGCCAACTCCTTTATATCATCAACGTTCGAACCACTCCTTATGTTTCGACTAGCTTGATCGTAGCAACCAGCAAATTGTGCAGCAGCCTTGTTGATCTTATACCATCGTTTCTTACATGCAACTACCCCCTTGTCATGTCGGAGCAAAATTCTTCATAATAGCTGTGAATTTGACTCCAAAATATTTTTCCCTTTTGATCGGTACCAACTATAGGGTCAGTTGAAATATTTAACCATGCACTGATCAGCATCTCATCCTCTTTCCAATGCCAGTGTTGAATACTATCTTGCCTCCGatcttcaatatcatcatcattgaggTGATAGCATCTAATCCACGAGGGTTGGCAAAATCTGAATATTACGAATTTGGATTAGATTGTATAGGAGTCTGAGAGGATgggttagaagagccaccaacatcagatgagttatgtcttgatgcacttaattgagttggaaatgGCAAGGAAGTTGGAGTAACATTTTCGATAGAGGggttaaatatggatgaaaatagaaaatgtggtgtttgtaaattttgattttgcgattggaatataggaaattgattattataaggagcttgaaaattgaaaatagaaagattttgtggatttggattttgaaatgtattCGGTAGTGTGAAGTTTGGATTTGGAACTTGAAAGTTTGAGGTTCgagattgttgggtatttggaatttaagaaaaattttgtaagtaattgaaaaaagagttgagttggtttggatccatttttttaaacaaaaaataatatcagCAGAACCTTAATTTcgtaaacttggaagaagatgaagaagagtagtagaaagtgtgagaatagaagtgtatctaagtggtatatatagagtaataaaatattaatttattaataataatgataacatAGTAATGGCTAGTTTGCAATGGCTAATTTTGTAACAGCTAGTTTTGTAACAGCTAATTTTAATAATGtggttagtatttt is a window encoding:
- the LOC140183025 gene encoding uncharacterized protein, with amino-acid sequence MSVYSKIQKKKISIEALSQLLVDGSTEIEKQDMIAFSKITLQMNWCVISVFEDEYLQKLNPNDVRRLLQMAEGRGFPSMLGSIDCMHWQWKNYPKAWKGMYMSGYRGVATIVLEVVASSDLWIWHAFFGVSCSNNDINMLDRSPVFDDILNNRASELGHK